TTTTTTGAAGTTTTGGGAATTCCCCCAGTAGAACCTGTGGTTGCCGTCCTCGGTTCTTTCGAGGGTCCCGGTGGCGGTGATGATGACCAGTCCCTTTTGGTGGAGTACGGCGACCACGTGTGATGGAATGGGCACCTTGTGGTGGAATTCGATGCGGGCGAGCGCGAGGTCCAGGCTCATACGGAAGCCCGGGTTGGGGTCGGATGTGGCGGTCGCGTCCTGCGGGCCGGGGCTGGTGAGCACGGGAGCGTTGGCGGTTTTTCTCATGGCGGTTGGCAAGGTTGATGGTTTGGGCTGATGTCCTATGGATTTTTTGCCGGGAGGAGAAAATCATGCGGGGCAGGAATTTTTCCGGAGATGGGTGATGGTCATGGCCGCGGGTTTTGGATGTTTTGATTTTTCTCCGGCAAGGAGACCTTGAGGGGGCAGGCGCGCAGGAACCTTACCGGTTCGTTGACATGGGTGAGGGTGAGGGATTGGCGGGCGCGGGTGCAGGCCACGTAGAGCAACCGGCATTCCTCCTCTGTTTCCTCCCGGGAGGTGCGGCCGCCGTTTTTGAAGAACGTGAGTTTTCCCTCGTGGCAGCCGGCGACCAGGACATGTTCCCATTCCAGCCCCTTGGCTTGGTGGATGGTGGACAGGGTGACTTTTTTCCCGGAGGACTGGAGGGTGGCCGGGTCGAGGCTGAGGCGGGTGATGACCTCCGCCAGTTTGAGGGGAGCGCCGGGATTTTCGTCGCGGATTTTTTGCATGACCTCTCGGAGGGCCATCTCGATGGCCTCGAATTCTTTTTTTTCCTTGAACGGGAGTTTTTCCAAATCCGGGGATATATATTTTTTGAGATTGTCGATGGCGGTGGTGACGATCGTCGCCGCGCGGGATGCCTCCGGTGTGTGTTTTTCCTCGGCGGCCCAAGCGGCGAGTCGTTTCACGGTTCCCATAAACCCTTCCGTTCCCTCCAGGGCGGCCACCCCCATTTTCCAGCGCAGGAACATTTCGTCGTGCTTGCGTTCGCCGCCGATGATGAGTCTGGCGAGGCGTTTGAAATTCGATGGCTGGGACGGGCGCAGCGCGATTTTGAGGAATGCGGTGACATCCTTCATGGTTTTGCTCTCCATGAGGCTGTTGCCACCCCATATCTGGACGGGGATGTTTTCGGAGCGTAATAATATTTCCAGCGGGGACAAATAATAACTGGTCCGGGCCAGGATGATGAGGTCGGACGGGGCGGCGCCTTGCCGGAGACGGTGTTTGACCCAGTTGAGCAGGGCGAGGTTTTCGTCCTGTGATCCCGCGAATTGCAGACGCTGGACCGCGCCGCCTTTGCCATGGACGCCCTTGAGCACCAGCCGGGCCATGGGACTGCGGGCATCCTGCCGGATGAGATCGTCGTGGGTTTTCAGGACATGGTTGCATACATCGAGGATTTCGTCCTTGGAGCGGAAGTTGGTTTCGAGGGCGATTTCCTTGACGTTATCATAGCGCCGGTGGAATTCCACCATGGGGCGCGGGACGGATTTGCGGAATGCGTAGATGCATTGCGAGGGGTCGCCGACCACGGTCAGGTTTGCACAGTTGAGCCCCTGGATGATGTGTTCCTGCAGATAATTCGTGTCCTGATACTCGTCGATCAAGACATGCTGGTAGCGCAGATGGATGGCGTTCCGGTAGCTGGCGTCATGGTGCAGCGCGTGGGCCCAGCGTGCCAGGGTGTCGTCGTAGTCGAGGCAGTTTTGTTCGGTTTTGAGCCGCTCGTAGTTGGTCAGTCCCTCGTCGGCCCAGGCGTTGAGATCCAGCCAGAAGGCCATGAAGCCGGCCAGTTCGGATTTTTCCAGCAGCCGGGGCACGGCGAAGTCGCCGAAATTTTCCCCTCCCAGATTTTGATTGATTTGTTCGGAGCGGAGATCGTGCAGAAACCCGCCGAGTTTTTTCAGGGTGCTTTTCCAATATTTTTTCGGATCGGGCGGGGTTTGGGGCGGTTTTATACTTTGCAGCATTTGCTCCAGGTTGTCCGCAAAGGATTCCGGAGGCAGGGAGGGGATTTCATCGAAGGCCTGTTCCCACAAATCCACCGAGTCGTTCGTGTCGAGAATATGCGGTTTTTCTCCACTGGTTTCGCGCAGATTTCTTATTTCCCGCACCGCGACGGCGTGGAAGGTGCCGATGGTGATATCCTCGCCGGCTTTGCCGACTTTCAGGCGGATGCGCTGCCGGAGGTTTTCCGAGGCTTTGCGGGAAAATGTCATGATGAGCAGGCAGTGGGGAGGCACGGCGCTTTCGAGCAGGGCGGCGACGCGTTCCACGATGGCGGTGGTTTTGCCGCTGCCGGCGCCGGCGTTGGCGCGGATGGGCGAGCCGCGATGGCTGGTGAATTCCGCCAAGCCTTGGGTGGGAATGAGTGTGGCCATGGTGTCAGAACGGGGTTTCATTGTCGCCCAAGTCCGGGGTGGTCCGGTTTTGCCGGGAGGGTGGGGCAGGGAGCGCGAGGTTCAGGTCGCCGGGCAGGAGATTGATGACCTGGCGGGCGGCCAGCAGTGCGGTTTCCGTTTCATCGGGGGGCAGGTCACCAATCAGGATTCGCAGCACCGGGCGCTCCGGTTCGTTTTCATGGCGGACGGCCATGAGGTCGTCGAGCTGCGGCATGATGTAGTCCATGCCCGCGCCTCTCAGCCGGATGGCGACGGCCACGCCGTATTTCCAGGCCAGAATGTCGGTCGCATATCCGTTTTGCCGCCAGTCGGGCAGCGCGATGAACCCGGTCTGGCGCATGTCTTTTATCAATTTTCGCAGGAAGGTTTTTTCGTGTGCGGTGTCGTCCTTGAGTTTGTCCGCCAGTGCGCGGATTTCGCCTTCGAACTTTTTCATGCGGTCGGAGAGTTTCATGCGGATTCGGGTCGGGGGTGGAATTATGGCTTTTGAGAAATGAAAAAATCCCCATGGTGTTCCGCCGGAGATTTATATTAAAAGAAATCCCGGCCCCTGTGAAAGGGCCGGGATCTTGGGAGTGTCGCGGAAGGTGCCGCGACGATGCCGGATTTATTCGCCGGATCAGACGCTTGCGAGGTCGTGCTCATCCGCGGGGCTGCCCGCGTAACCGTCCTCGTGGCGGTCGTATTCCGTGTCCGCGTTGAGTTCCGGTTCCCCGGTGTCGGGAGCTTGTTCCGGTGCGGTGGCGGGTTGTTCGGGATCGGCGCCGATTTCGGATTGCGCGGGTTCCTGGTAGGAGGGCAGTCCCTCACTGTTGACTTGTCTCACCTCCTGGATCAATGCGACCACTTTTTCGGCCTCTTCGATCTTGGCATGGGTGGACTTGAGTTCGGCGCCGGGTTGCAGGTGGATTTGTTCTCTTCGGAACTTGGCGTTCAAAGAGGCGAGCAGGCTCGGGTGAAGTTCCGGCAGCCCCGCGTTGGGATTGGGTTCGCGAATCCCCTCTCCGTCTGCGGCATAGGCGGGCGTGCGCACGAAGGTGTCATCGTCGGTTTTGACGACGACCTGCTTGGCGCGGGTTTCCTCGGCCAGATGCACGTATCGTTTTTGCGCATCGGAGAGGGTATCGAAGCCGAGTTCCCGGGCTTGTTTGAGGGCGGGGATGGCCGCCTTGTAGTCGTCGATGGAGAACTCCGGTTTGTATTTGGGCGGCTCGTAGGTGAGGCCCCGGGCCCTGGCGAAGATCTGGTTGCCTTGGAACTCCGCGTCACGCAGTTTCTGCGCGTCGAAATTAGTCCTGCTGAACAGGAGGACCGCCTGGCGGATGCCTTCGGCGAGCACCATGTTTCCGAATTGCCCGTCGGCCAGGTAGCCGTCGTCCTTCATGGCGAGGATTTTGTTTTCCCGTTCCTCCGTCAGTTTCTTCTGGTTGGCGACGTTCGGGTGAACGCTGTAGTTCCAGTCGAGGATGGCCGCGGTCAGGTTTTGGATGATGGTGTTGTTCAGGGGGAGGCGCCGCTCCCGGGCCTGCTCCTGGGGTTTCGGCTGCGGTTTTTCTTTGGCCGCGGGCCTGGCATGTTTGTCCACGAGCGCCTCGTTGTTGAGATCGAAGAGTTTTTGGGCCGTTTCGATTTTTTTCAGCTGTTGCTGGAATTGCACTTCGATTTTGTCCGCGTTGACGCCGTAGTCGGCGTAGTTTTGCAGGACGGTCTGGATGGACTTGCCGATGGACGGATTGAGTTCCACGATGCCCGCGTTGGGATTTTTTTCCGTCCTGGGCTTCGCGTTGACCGGTTTTTGGGTTTCGGGATCGATGTCCGCGGAATATTCAACCGTGTTGATCCGCCGGCCTTCCCTGTTGTATATGTTTGTATAAACAAACACTTCCTCCGGGGAGATGCGCACGTGTTGTTTTTGTTCCTCGGAGAGGGCGT
This genomic stretch from Termitidicoccus mucosus harbors:
- a CDS encoding ATP-dependent helicase, translated to MATLIPTQGLAEFTSHRGSPIRANAGAGSGKTTAIVERVAALLESAVPPHCLLIMTFSRKASENLRQRIRLKVGKAGEDITIGTFHAVAVREIRNLRETSGEKPHILDTNDSVDLWEQAFDEIPSLPPESFADNLEQMLQSIKPPQTPPDPKKYWKSTLKKLGGFLHDLRSEQINQNLGGENFGDFAVPRLLEKSELAGFMAFWLDLNAWADEGLTNYERLKTEQNCLDYDDTLARWAHALHHDASYRNAIHLRYQHVLIDEYQDTNYLQEHIIQGLNCANLTVVGDPSQCIYAFRKSVPRPMVEFHRRYDNVKEIALETNFRSKDEILDVCNHVLKTHDDLIRQDARSPMARLVLKGVHGKGGAVQRLQFAGSQDENLALLNWVKHRLRQGAAPSDLIILARTSYYLSPLEILLRSENIPVQIWGGNSLMESKTMKDVTAFLKIALRPSQPSNFKRLARLIIGGERKHDEMFLRWKMGVAALEGTEGFMGTVKRLAAWAAEEKHTPEASRAATIVTTAIDNLKKYISPDLEKLPFKEKKEFEAIEMALREVMQKIRDENPGAPLKLAEVITRLSLDPATLQSSGKKVTLSTIHQAKGLEWEHVLVAGCHEGKLTFFKNGGRTSREETEEECRLLYVACTRARQSLTLTHVNEPVRFLRACPLKVSLPEKNQNIQNPRP